A window of the Zeugodacus cucurbitae isolate PBARC_wt_2022May chromosome 4, idZeuCucr1.2, whole genome shotgun sequence genome harbors these coding sequences:
- the LOC105215668 gene encoding uncharacterized protein LOC105215668 isoform X2 — protein sequence MRTATVLSLAAITLLLCVAQNNASIVPVTGVHRLPYVVSAPTVLTVVRPEDDGQYKPVPGLEGEYVPSIEDAGITNVISTGVLTNGVVGGAVVSSTGGLVAVDGSASVVGLATTGVVPSAVGLATTGVVPSAVGVATTGIVVPSAVGLATTGGLATTIGSVNAVGITSVVEPSATHSTAAIAAGGGAGAGADVGAVVSGSEGSSDGSDGSINGAIGDAGAAGHAVVEGISAGADSGDGSGTGGGAVAGISLNVIEGNAGKSAIAAGVLSDGSGAPSAIGVEGLGGAGSAVGVEGLGGSVGAIGTEGIGGAGGVGSPIVVEELGGSDGAGGASGAIGVGGLGGAGGASGAIGVAGLGGAGGAIRVEGLGGPYIIVGGGSGGGGGGGAGGLLGAGGGGGGGGSSGIGGVGGLAIAGGAGGGGGGAGGLLGAGGGGGGGGSGGLLGDGAGGGGGGAGGLLGAGGGGGAGGASGIGGIGGAGGLAIAGGGAGGGGGGGGSGHLGAGGGGGGGAAGAGGGGGAGGAGGATSIDGRAGISGASGADAWGGGAGGAGGLGAPALPWLRVH from the exons ATGAGGACAGCAACG GTTCTTTCCTTAGCTGCAATTACCTTGTTGTTGTGCGTTGCTCAAAATAACGCCAGCATTGTGCCCGTGACGGGCGTACATCGATTACCTTATGTGGTGAGTGCACCAACTGTCTTGACGGTAGTTCGACCAGAAGATGATGGACAATACAAACCAGTGCCTGGTTTAGAGGGTGAATATGTGCCGAGCATCGAGGATGCAGGCATAACCAATGTCATCAGCACAGGAGTATTGACCAACGGTGTTGTTGGAGGAGCTGTAGTCAGCTCTACTGGTGGTCTCGTAGCAGTTGATGGATCTGCAAGTGTCGTTGGTTTAGCAACTACTGGTGTAGTACCAAGTGCTGTTGGCTTAGCAACTACTGGTGTAGTGCCAAGTGCTGTTGGCGTAGCAACTACTGGTATAGTGGTGCCAA GTGCTGTTGGCTTAGCAACTACTGGTGGTTTAGCAACTACTATTGGATCTGTGAATGCTGTTGGAATAACAAGTGTTGTTGAGCCAAGTGCGACACATTCTACAGCAGCGATAGCAGCTGGTGgtggtgctggtgctggtgcAGACGTAGGAGCTGTTGTCTCCGGCAGTGAAGGATCAAGTGACGGCTCTGATGGAAGTATCAATGGCGCAATTGGAGATGCAGGCGCTGCAGGTCACGCAGTAGTCGAAGGTATTTCTGCTGGTGCTGACTCCGGAGATGGCAGTGGTACTGGTGGTGGAGCTGTAGCTGGAATTAGCTTAAATGTGATTGAAGGAAACGCTGGAAAGAGTGCGATTGCAGCTGGAGTACTTAGTGATGGAAGTGGTGCTCCTAGCGCTATTGGAGTTGAAGGACTAGGTGGCGCTGGTAGCGCTGTTGGAGTCGAAGGACTAGGTGGTTCTGTTGGTGCCATAGGAACTGAGGGAATAGGTGGTGCCGGTGGTGTTGGTAGCCCGATTGTAGTTGAAGAACTAGGTGGCAGCGATGGTGCCGGTGGAGCTAGTGGTGCTATTGGAGTTGGAGGACTAGGTGGCGCAGGTGGAGCTAGTGGCGCTATTGGAGTTGCGGGACTAGGTGGTGCTGGTGGCGCTATTAGAGTTGAAGGACTAGGTGGACCTTATATTATTGTTGGCGGTGGAtctggtggcggtggtggtggtggtgctggtgGTCTCTTAGGcgctggcggtggtggtggcggagGTGGATCTAGCGGTATTGGTGGAGTCGGTGGTCTTGCAATAGCTGGCGGTgccggtggcggtggtggtggcgctGGAGGTCTCTTAGGCGCcggaggtggtggtggtggaggtGGATCTGGCGGTCTCTTAGGTGATGGAgctggtggcggcggcggtggtgctGGTGGTCTATTAGGCGCtggaggtggtggtggtgccGGTGGAGCTAGCGGTATTGGTGGAATCGGTGGTGCTGGTGGTCTTGCAATAGCCGGTGGTGGTGCcggtggcggcggtggtggaGGTGGTAGCGGTCATCTCGGTGCTGGgggcggtggtggcggcggcgctGCTGGTGCTGGTGGTGGAGGCGGTGCTGGTGGCGCGGGTGGCGCTACTAGTATTGATGGTCGTGCTGGCATTTCGGGTGCCAGTGGTGCAGACGCTTGGGGTGGTGGCGCCGGAGGAGCTGGTGGTCTTGGCGCACCCGCTTTACCTTGGCTACGTGTTCATTAA
- the LOC105215668 gene encoding uncharacterized protein LOC105215668 isoform X1, translated as MRTATVLSLAAITLLLCVAQNNASIVPVTGVHRLPYVVSAPTVLTVVRPEDDGQYKPVPGLEGEYVPSIEDAGITNVISTGVLTNGVVGGAVVSSTGGLVAVDGSASVVGLATTGVVPSAVGLATTGVVPSAVGVATTGIVVPSAVGVATTAVLPGAVGLATTGGLATTIGSVNAVGITSVVEPSATHSTAAIAAGGGAGAGADVGAVVSGSEGSSDGSDGSINGAIGDAGAAGHAVVEGISAGADSGDGSGTGGGAVAGISLNVIEGNAGKSAIAAGVLSDGSGAPSAIGVEGLGGAGSAVGVEGLGGSVGAIGTEGIGGAGGVGSPIVVEELGGSDGAGGASGAIGVGGLGGAGGASGAIGVAGLGGAGGAIRVEGLGGPYIIVGGGSGGGGGGGAGGLLGAGGGGGGGGSSGIGGVGGLAIAGGAGGGGGGAGGLLGAGGGGGGGGSGGLLGDGAGGGGGGAGGLLGAGGGGGAGGASGIGGIGGAGGLAIAGGGAGGGGGGGGSGHLGAGGGGGGGAAGAGGGGGAGGAGGATSIDGRAGISGASGADAWGGGAGGAGGLGAPALPWLRVH; from the exons ATGAGGACAGCAACG GTTCTTTCCTTAGCTGCAATTACCTTGTTGTTGTGCGTTGCTCAAAATAACGCCAGCATTGTGCCCGTGACGGGCGTACATCGATTACCTTATGTGGTGAGTGCACCAACTGTCTTGACGGTAGTTCGACCAGAAGATGATGGACAATACAAACCAGTGCCTGGTTTAGAGGGTGAATATGTGCCGAGCATCGAGGATGCAGGCATAACCAATGTCATCAGCACAGGAGTATTGACCAACGGTGTTGTTGGAGGAGCTGTAGTCAGCTCTACTGGTGGTCTCGTAGCAGTTGATGGATCTGCAAGTGTCGTTGGTTTAGCAACTACTGGTGTAGTACCAAGTGCTGTTGGCTTAGCAACTACTGGTGTAGTGCCAAGTGCTGTTGGCGTAGCAACTACTGGTATAGTGGTGCCAAGTGCTGTTGGCGTAGCAACTACTGCTGTATTACCAGGTGCTGTTGGCTTAGCAACTACTGGTGGTTTAGCAACTACTATTGGATCTGTGAATGCTGTTGGAATAACAAGTGTTGTTGAGCCAAGTGCGACACATTCTACAGCAGCGATAGCAGCTGGTGgtggtgctggtgctggtgcAGACGTAGGAGCTGTTGTCTCCGGCAGTGAAGGATCAAGTGACGGCTCTGATGGAAGTATCAATGGCGCAATTGGAGATGCAGGCGCTGCAGGTCACGCAGTAGTCGAAGGTATTTCTGCTGGTGCTGACTCCGGAGATGGCAGTGGTACTGGTGGTGGAGCTGTAGCTGGAATTAGCTTAAATGTGATTGAAGGAAACGCTGGAAAGAGTGCGATTGCAGCTGGAGTACTTAGTGATGGAAGTGGTGCTCCTAGCGCTATTGGAGTTGAAGGACTAGGTGGCGCTGGTAGCGCTGTTGGAGTCGAAGGACTAGGTGGTTCTGTTGGTGCCATAGGAACTGAGGGAATAGGTGGTGCCGGTGGTGTTGGTAGCCCGATTGTAGTTGAAGAACTAGGTGGCAGCGATGGTGCCGGTGGAGCTAGTGGTGCTATTGGAGTTGGAGGACTAGGTGGCGCAGGTGGAGCTAGTGGCGCTATTGGAGTTGCGGGACTAGGTGGTGCTGGTGGCGCTATTAGAGTTGAAGGACTAGGTGGACCTTATATTATTGTTGGCGGTGGAtctggtggcggtggtggtggtggtgctggtgGTCTCTTAGGcgctggcggtggtggtggcggagGTGGATCTAGCGGTATTGGTGGAGTCGGTGGTCTTGCAATAGCTGGCGGTgccggtggcggtggtggtggcgctGGAGGTCTCTTAGGCGCcggaggtggtggtggtggaggtGGATCTGGCGGTCTCTTAGGTGATGGAgctggtggcggcggcggtggtgctGGTGGTCTATTAGGCGCtggaggtggtggtggtgccGGTGGAGCTAGCGGTATTGGTGGAATCGGTGGTGCTGGTGGTCTTGCAATAGCCGGTGGTGGTGCcggtggcggcggtggtggaGGTGGTAGCGGTCATCTCGGTGCTGGgggcggtggtggcggcggcgctGCTGGTGCTGGTGGTGGAGGCGGTGCTGGTGGCGCGGGTGGCGCTACTAGTATTGATGGTCGTGCTGGCATTTCGGGTGCCAGTGGTGCAGACGCTTGGGGTGGTGGCGCCGGAGGAGCTGGTGGTCTTGGCGCACCCGCTTTACCTTGGCTACGTGTTCATTAA